From Chrysemys picta bellii isolate R12L10 chromosome 1, ASM1138683v2, whole genome shotgun sequence:
TAATTTCTTAACTCTTCTATTCCTAAATTATGCCACAGAAGTTTGACTTGCAGCTTTACTAAGTGTTTTTGGAGATTGTCCCAAATTATGCAGTAGTTACAGTGAACATGTAAACACCCAACAAGTCTCTAATGTTGTACTTGCAGACAGACATTGAACTGTCTATACtagattccccctcctccccccaaaaaaaaccccccacacaccaacAATATACAAGAAAATTACAGAATGATGCCAGAATCATGCTACCAGATATGACTAAATTTTTTTAGAAAGCTTATCTGTGCAAAGTTATTAGTAGGTAACCTCTGAATGACAAATTTAATATTGGAATTCCAAACATCCTAAGCTAAGTAGTTTTTTCAATTGAGAAATCAGTCACATTACAGAATCCAAATCAGTTTCTTCCCACAAATGTTAACTAGAACCACTTCCTGAaaaggtgtgtatgtgtgagggAGTATTTGCCAAGATACTTAGGAGGGtctgaacatttttaaatgaagaaactGCACTCATTTTAGAGTCATAATATATTTCAGTGTAAGATGCTTGAAAATTTACATCCATATTTCTGTGAGACATGCTTTAAGTAGAAAGCATTAATTTGTTTAAACTATTAGTTACTACAAAAATAAACTGCAGTGACGCCAAGTTGTTGGCAGTAGGATGCAAAATGGATGCTCTTTATGAAGTATCCTCATCAGCTTACTAATTATATTCCTGTTGTTGGTGGATAGATTCCTGAGCTTTGGGGAGTGGAGTTTGATGGGTTATGCAAGCTGGTCTCCTTGTATACAAACCAAGCATTTCCTCCCCACAGAATCATGTTAAGTAATCCAAAAACCTAgcgggagtttaaaaaaaaaatagattactATATATAATAATATTAAACTCTTGTGGAGCACAAATTTGAAGCTAGCAAGCCAAACAGTTTGGCTTGCAACACTCCTTTAGAGATTTAAACCTGCAAAGTGTTTTAAATATTAAGTTAATTGATCCTCTTTCCACAGGGATCTACTCATTAGTAGGCCGATTTCTCCATGAGTTAGCAGTGAGAGTTATGGCTAACGAGCATCCTCATTATAGAGATGTAGGACCACGGTCACCAATATGCAAGGAATTATGCAGTTCCTCCATTCACTGAATGGAAACTGCATGTGCTTAATCCCTTAATGCATGCCTGATCTCCACTGGCCTAGTGAGCAAGTGCAAGATCACTTTTGAATCCAGATTCTTACCGTTTAATACAATGTACTCTTGGCCACACTCCTTATGCTTTAATAAAGGGGGAGAGTAGGGGAGAAGCTTGTTATCCATCACCACAAGAATACTGCGCAATTCCCAGCCCCTAAAAAGAGCTTTCCTTAAGTCTCTTTGTTTTGGGGTATATGGAGAAGTTTGTAACAGTTTCTACAAAGGCCATGTTCAACACCTAGATATAGAAGTCAGGCAGTATCTAGTTTACTCCTACCGGAGACACCACACAtgaacttaaaaaataaatccacTTGGGGCTTCTTCACACTCGCTGAGAGTGGCTATGGAGAGAAGTAATGTGGAAGCTTAAGAGATTCCCAAATGACCTAATTTGCAGAAAGATGGCTTTCAATTACACAGATTTGCCAAGAACAGTTTTAAGAGGAAACAACTGTTACTTTGGTTAGTGCTTTCAGCGGCAGATTAGTCACTGGGCCCCCGAGGCCTGTGCTCAGGGGCCTCCGCCAACTGGGGGACCCCCAAAGCCCTGGGCAGGTGGGGAAAATCCCCATGCTCCCAACCTTGctcccccaaccccattcccTGGTGGCCATGCCAGGTGTGGAGGCAGGGGAAgcccctagtgccccccatccccagcagaaGCCGAAGGGAGAGAGCAAGGGAAGCCCCAGCACAGggacccaggctgcagccccaggactggaggagctctcgctACCTGCTGTAGCCTGGGGCCACAGCAGGGGGACAGAACTTCTCTGGTCTTGAGGCCGCAATTTGGGGGCAgaatgggcagggccatgggcaCGGTCATATGTGGAGGAGGTGGAACAAGTGCAGAATAGGGGCGGGAccacaggtggaaggggtggggaggcccTCACCCCACTTGCTATGGCCCAGGGTCCTAGGAAACCTTAATCTGCCTCAGAGTGCTTTGCTTAAGGATGAATAGCATACATGACTGGTAACCCATGATGGAATTTCAGTAAAACTAAAAATGGGCACAACATAGAATACCATCAAGTGTGTATTGCAAGTTCAGGTGCAATACAAGCAAGGTAAGGATGCTATAAGTCTTGACATACATACCACAGACAGATTCAGAGTTCCCATGCTGGTAACAGAGGCAAACAAACAAGTTACTCCTGGTAATTTGCAAGATGCAATTTCCTGAACAATGCTGGGACCAGTGGATATTTTTATATCAGTAAGTGCCTTAGCCCAGGCTGAAGTGCTGACCAGCCACAGAAAAGCAGCCATGACAGTAATAACCAAGTCCTAGAACAAAAGACAACTGTCAGTCAATTACCACTTCCACAACAGAATTAAACACACTTTCCAGTTAAGGGAAAAGTGAAAAATTTTATCAGACTTACAGTCAAGATACAACATTGCATATCTAGCTATTAGacagtgagtgaggtaatatctttagtGGACCAACAAAGTTGGTccaagacaagcttttgagctaaacagctcttcttcaggtctgtagCCATTGACTTACCTGTGTAAGCatattaaaccaatttagttaggCAGTCTCAGATATATTGTGTTCACAAAGAAAAATAGTAAGTTACAGAACCAGTACTGTAACTGACTACAGAACTGTCTACACCCCCCCCTCTATACTAAAAAGGTTATAAGCATCTAACTTAGCAGTTGTTGACTAAAATATGCTGGCTAGCATATAAAAATATTATAATACAGTGTGTATTATTCACATCATATATTAGTGTGCATTAAACACCAACATTAGGCTATATTACGGTTCCAGCAGTTGTGCTTAAACTTCCTATACCATAATCCTGTTCACTTATGCCAAGTATCCAAGAACACCTTGCATTTGCTGAAGCAAGCATTTGGAATAAGCAGACAGGAAACTTGtcaaaaatcaagatacattcgTTCTGTGTCTTAGTGCAAGTTAGGGAAAGAAATATCTTCACAGATCAGTGCCTGAAATGCTAGTATCCAAAAGAAAGATAAGGAACAAAACAAgttagggaactggaacaaactgatgggttggattttagtgacatGTAAAGAAGTGTGTAACTTATAAAGTCAATCAATACCATCTGAAATGTGCAACTTGGGGAGCACACTTTTTGTATAAGGTGAACATAACATTGCTGCATGGGACTGCTCTGGGGAAATTGGTGTTGTATACATTTTTCCTGTACCTACTACATTAATACACCTGACTGATACCGGTTATTTGGTCTCaagtatatttcataatgaactaACCAAACGTAGTCAAGCAATTGACTGTACAATTTGTCAACACAGTTCAGATAGGATGAGTCCACTTCTCTCTAATTTGGAGGCCCGCACCCCcaaaaagttatttaaaacatGGGCAGAACGTTAGGTATAGTTCAGTGTGATAAGTTATCCTAAACTTTCACCCCTACTTAGAATTGGCACAGAGGCTCAGGAGAATCAATTTGTGCTTGAGAACACAGTACTGATATTTTTAATATTAGATCTCCTGGTACACAGAGCTGAAAAATGTCATTCTGCTGTTTGAAGTGCTGCAGTTTTTAGTTGTCCATACGTAGACTCCGAACTATTCAGAGAATTGTCTATACTTTAGTGATGACCTTCACAAAATCCCCATGAGGCAGGAAGAGCGTTATTAAGtgtcttgcctaaggtcacacagaaagtctacAGAAAAGCCGATATCTGGGTTCCAAGCCAAGTCCCAGGCCTGACCCACCAGAAGAGCTATAACAGCATGTCAATTAGGGGTATAATTTTTTTTACActaatgcagttatactggtataagcactAGCACAACATTACTGGTTTAAAAGGTGCCTTATACAGATATAGCTTATTCCATTTTGGGGAGTGAAAAAAGCTATACCTATAGAACTATTTTTATACTGTTAAAATTGCATTCACATGTGGAGGTTTGCCATTTAACTATACTAATATAGCTCTTTCTAGTTTAGCCCTTAGCCACAAGACCCTCCTTTACAGATAGTCTCCCAGGCCACCAAGTCCTTTCACTGTGCCTCACAgtttccaatttgtccaaatgGTGCCTTAAGTTTGGGTAGTAAAAAGTAAAACTActtctaattttaatttaatgtccATGTTTTAGGAGGTATATCTGACCCCTAAATCTTACTGCctttaaaacaaagcaaacatgTCTCTCATTGCAGTGTGAAAAAGCCTGCACaaaggaaactgcagaattgACAATATCCAGGGAGCTGTCAAGTTgcccaaaatatttttctgtagtCTTAGGTGTTAAAAGACACACTAGTAGGGgaaatattttcatatttaaatgaGATTTAAATTGACTGACCCTTTAAACTAAGAATTAATTTACTAGTTTTGCTATTTTAAGCAGCAAGAGCCAAAAACCAAAAGTCTGATTATAGCCACTCTGCAAAGATCAAAGATAAGATGACCTTCACAAGCACACTTAAAACATAAGTGTCAAACTTATTGCAAGTATTTCACACTGCAGACTTAGGCCTTCTTTCCGCAATCAGATTGTACTTGTGAACTTTGGAAACCACAGAAGTCCCATTGTCTCCAGCCAGCCACCATTGTAAACCCAACTGCAGAGTTAAGGTCCTATATTTCTAGTCATTTTATCTGCAGCAATCAATAGGAAAGCCTGTTTTCTGGAGCCATACTTGTAGTAAGATTCCCAATCTGGTAAAGTATTTAATGCCCATTCATGATTACAGCTGACTAGTCAGCAGATTTCAGTTAAAGAAGGATAATAATTTTAAACTAAAATTGGCTTAAGTTTTTATTTACATGTTAGTTCTTTAGCAATTTAAGACTGTaaaatggaaaagagaagacggtAGAGTGGAAGTTCTATACATTTCTCCCAATTCTTCGAATTTCAAATTAGAAGTTTTCTTATTAAGAAGTGCTTATCTGTACTGAAACAAAACAAGTCCAGGGCCACACTAATGTCCTTACTGCGATAAACAGACAAGACTGATAAGCAATAAAGTTGGTCTGCAGCCAACAACTCCTTTCAATATATTGAACTTCCACAAGTCAAGAAATCTGAAATGCTTTGACCAAGCTACGCTCCTTTGTCCAGTTTTGTAGTTTGAAGTCAATGCGACTTGTGTTATTAGGTGCATTAAAACAAGACACCCAAGTAACTTatcaccctccaccccccaaaaaacccccacaacaAACCCACCCCCAAAACAAATCTTTACAAGCCAAAACATTAATTTTTGTGTTTGCCTGTTTCTGTACCAAATTCATAGTAACATCATTGATTTAGTGGCAGCACTAAAAATTTACAAGTTTCAATaaaagtttattttgttttgaaataatatTTTCTGCCACTTCATTGAGTTAATGAAGATGGCAGTATCAGGGGGTAAATCTAACACTTATGCACGTACTTAGCTTTTAggatgagcagtcccattgaagtcagaggaaTTCATGTGAGTAAGTTACACACCAGttaaagagtttgcaggatctgtGCCTTAATCTTTGGTTTTCCTTTTCACTTACATTTTTTGTTACGTTTAATACAAAACCCCTTCCAGTAAATAGCATTTAAAATGCCGTACCCTTTATAAATTTAGCTTGTTTATATTTTAATCTAAAGTTGTAGTGGCAACAGTTTTCAACTTAATTTTACAAAGaagtaacttgattttttttaaaaatcagtgatgTTTAATAAACCCAAGTGATTTTAAACCATTCCACACTGTACCACTTGACAATTTAAGTTTAATGCTTAAACATGCCTGTGCTGAGCAGAAATCATTTTTCCTTTCAGTGGTTTTAAAAACTGACTAAAATAGCTTAGTGTTAGTTACTTACAATCAATGGGATTTTGCCAGTGTTCCGATACAGGTGCATGTACCCAACATATAGTACAAGGGCAGCAATACAGTAAAGGAATACCAAGACTGCAAAAGTAACAAAGAACTGTGCAGAAGAGGAGAAGTTGCCCACAAGGTGAAAGTCAGTCCAAGTGCCACTGCATCGTGTCGGATCTGGTGCACTAAACACAGCTGCATTCAacctgtgggggggaaaaaacagtgcaTTTTCCATAGCAAGACTTTGTTGCACAAGTGGAAACCTCAGTATCTTAGTGTTTTATGAGAACAATGCCATCAACACTCCCACTACATAAGGCATTCTTTAGATGAATAAATTGACCAGCAAATCAAGTGGCataatactctctctctctccacatacacatacacatacacatacacatacacatacacatacacatacacatacacatacacatacacatacacatacacatacacatacacatccCTGCCTCACCTTAAAGACTTAGATTTTGCCACAAGACATATCACACTGTTTAAGCCACTCAGATTTGGAAATAAGCCTAATTTAACTGTACTTCATTTAAGTTTGCCAGCCTAAGCTAAAACAGTTAGATAAGAGCTTGCCAGCCAGAGGGCAACATCATTAGCTGTAGGTAAATGCAAGTGTTTAGGCTCCCCAACAGTTCTGCTGAGAGATTCAACTCAACCCTCATGGGTTACTGAATGGACAGCACAATAAATTTGCCCCCTCAAAGGGATGCcacctttggggcagggagtcttGCATCTTTTATACTAGCCATCAGCATCTGCTAAAGCTCCAACCCCACAGCCTGCTCTGCGCAGCTACAGCCCTCGATACCTGTCAAGCAGTTTACAGGATTGAGGCCTATGTTTATTAGGACTTCTTCTGGATGCTGGGAAAGAGGAGGAAACTTCACTCTTCTTCCTTCCCTATTTTTCTCCTAACCTTGCTGTTTATATTTGGCTGGGATTCCAATCGTGTTTTTTGGTCTCCCTCTCCTATTCCCACAGAAATATTGTTCTGTCTTTGCTGCAATTTGTTATGGGCAACTACCAAGCTTAATTGACTGTATTCATATAGAAATCAGCTGCTGGGGCACACAATGCCCCTATTCAATTCCTATTCAATACTTAAGCAAAATGCTATACCTAAAGGAAAAAAGTCTAAATTGGATCTCTCAATGGAATTAGAATTATTCAATAGATAAAATAGAAAGCATCTGTTAAAGATTTTAGAATTCCCTTCAAATTCTGTTTAAAGAATCAGCAATACTTTAATATTGAGATAACATGAAGGGTAACTTTCTTTTAAAGTCTAGAGATAGTTCTAATGATTCATGCACCACTAAAGTACATGCTTTCAGCTCATGATAATCATCAGGAAGGTGTATGTATCAATTTGGCAATATAATTTCTTGTCCCATCCACATAATCTGCAGAGAGATGGAGACAAACATGCTTTCAGTAGTTAGTTCCCTGATTTCACAAAGACAGACCATACATTGCAGGATGTTTGAATTAGCATAAGATATGCACTTAAAAAAAGGTAGATACCCACTATAATATGGAGGAAACAAGTGAACCCAATAAAATTAGTGGGCAGTGGTGATGACAGTAAGGAAGTGAAAGAATAGGCTCACCTGAATGGATAAGCAAAAGCAGCTGTAACTGTTTTGTTCACAACACCTTTACAAGAAACTAAAATTGTAGTTGTACCTTTATAAACTCCACAGGTGGCAAAAATAAAGATGGAAAAAATCTATAGAAATTGAAACAATATATTAGTGCTCTCAGACTGTCTGAAATCTAGTACAGTCCATCCATAATGGGAGGAAGACACCATTTATTCACATGTGTATTAAATGATTTCAGCATTCCCAAATAAGAGTTAGTGCATAGGGCTCCAGTAGCTAAGTTCTGATTCAAACAAATATTGTCATTGCCACAGCATTTCTCTACAAGTAGTGCCGTCCAGTTTCACCAGAATTACTCTCTTTTCATTTCAAAGAGAGGTGGTTTGGATTTAAGCACTCCCCTAGAGTCTAAAGAAAAACATGAAACCAACTTTAACCCCAAAGTGAAAACTAGTAGTCCTTATTTTACCTTTTTGCACTCACCAACTTTAAAGACAAATAAAGTTTTTAGTTTCACTAATCCAAGGCATTTGTAACACCTAGAGAGGTCTGCTTTTAAAACAGAGAATTATTTTTACCTTTCACTGCCTTTGTTAATTTGCATCAGTGAAATAGCAAGACACATGGCAATTACCCAGAGAAACAGGGCCTGCTTCAGAGATGCCAGCCCCCCACAACTCCAACTTCAAGTCAGTGAAAAACTACCTGTGCTTAGAACATTATTTATTAACATTCCCCTCCCAACCTCCACTGCCtcaaaaagcaacaacaaaaatacagGCCCAAGACTTCCACTGACAGGAAGCAGTTTCTACATAGATCTTGGTCAATAGTTCTGgtttcctcttccccaccccaacaaACAGAAGACCCACCACAGTGGCACAAATATGCTGCAGTTATATCAGTTTCTCTTTAAACAAGTGAAGCAGGCACAGCTCTGTCACAAATACCAGCTAAGAAGTTATTTTGTGGTGAAAATACTTTTAGTGGATAATAAGAGATTTGGCTAGTTCCTAGAGACACTACTAACTTGGAGAGCCAGGAGACCCTTCACCAACCAAGCCATGCCCAAGCCCACACCTGCAAGCACTTGGCCTCATCAACATCCCTACCCCATAGAAGAGGCTGCTGTTATCCTAcaagcccagcccagcaggggaGTTTGAAACCTACAAGGGGAATGGAGAGCCCTGAGGTGAGGGCTCTTGGCCTTTCACTCCCTTATGGCTCAGCTGCTCTAAGAAAAACCAACCCCCCAGCTCACCCTACCCCAGACTCACCCACTCAAGGACCTTAATGAAGCCAAGTGGCTCCAGCAGCGGGCTGAGGTTGACTTGAAGGCCAAGCATTTTCTGGGGAGAAAGATCAGTGAAGAAGGAAGAGACAGACAATGAGGCCTGCAAGCAACCCCCTGGCTTGAGCAGCCCACACATAAACCACTCACTGCTTGCAGCCAGAGAGTGGCCCTCTGCTGATCCCTATAGGGCCTGCCTGACCAGGCCCCGCCCAGCCACTCTCTGGAGCCAGTCCTGCCTCACCCCAACTGTCACCTCACAATGGGGCTGGGTGAGTGGCAGCTGCAGCTGGCCCCGCCCAGTGCTAGTGTTGCCTCCCTATTTCAAGGCTTCTACTTACATGGCTGAGAGCTGCCTAAGGGCACACTCTGGTGGGGAGAGCCTCACTATTGCTTAAAGGCTTAGGGTATCAGGATGTGTGCAAGGATCCCACTGCCAGTTAGGGCCCTTCTGTGGGCATGAGGGCTCTGCTGTCACTTGAGGCAGCCTTGACATATCCAAAGGATGGTAGAATTAGCATCACAGCCATTGTAAGAGTTGTCAGACAAAATCTGAGGGAGGTTGGAGCTTGTCAGATGCGGCCCTAAGTGAATGGGGGTGAGGAAGGCTGCTAGCCTGAGGTGGGGCTGGTTCTCCTGGCATGGATGGCTTGTGGAGTGAGGGGGACATTGGTACTcctggggtcagggccggctccaggttttttgctgccctaagcgggggggaggaagaatgCTGGCCCTTGAAAAGAGCTGCCCCCAAAGggcggagtgccgccccttgaaaagtggtATTCAGCTCCAGGGGTTGAAAAGTGCCACTACTACAAGGGGTGACAAAGCCAGCTCCATTACAGCCCCATCTGAGCCCTGTCTCAGAGCCAAACCTTGTGGGCAAAGTGAACAGTCCTTCTCAGATTGGATGAAGGGTGGTAGGAGTGGAATAAGGGCAAAGGCAACGGCCACTGCAGCCACAGCTATAGAAGGAGTTGCAGGCAACAAGCTACTTCTTTCActtacctgggctccagctggatCCCAGTGACTGTGTGAGAACTGCTGGTTTAGGGGGCTCCCTATGGGTGTGAAGGCTGGTGGTTCAGAAGCTTTATTCAGTCATAAAATAGCTGAAAAAAATCATCCCATGACCCACCGTAAGCAAAAGACTGTGGGATTTGGATTTTGTTGGTTATGGATCAAAaagtggggtggagtggagaggCAGTCATGCTGGGACAGTCCACTGGGTAAATGTTCCAATGCCCTGTCCCTTGCCTTCTCCAGCTTAAGGAGGACACATGCAATAGCTGCCCGGCCTGGCAGCCTCCTCACTTTTTTCCTTGGCTGGCATCTTCTCATTCACTCTCACTTGTGCCAATGAGCATAAcgactctctcacacacacaacataGTATTTGAAGTCACATAATTTATCCCTGTGTGTCATCACTTGATGCACTTATCCTTGCGAGATACATGCCCCCACTACAGCTCATAAAATGAATAGAGTAGGATCATTTGACATTAAATGCAAGTGAGGCTTGATATTGTAGTTGTATTATTCTTCTGTTAGTATCTATAAACTTCTGTTGGACCTGATTTAATTCCTGGCATGCCAGTGTTGTTATTAAAGCAATGCTGTAGATATTCCCACCCTTgggaaattttaagaaaaatgctATTGTAGACAAAACCCCCAGGTGAAGAATGGCTCCTTTGCATTTGGCCTCAGCTCTGCTTACAAAAACCCATAATGGACTTTGGTTGTGCACCTCTCTGCCTGGTGCCTCCAGCAGAAAAGAATGGGCTAACTAATATAGCCTCACAATCCACATGGTATATTTCCCTGTGACTTTTAAAAAAGATCTTTCCTCCGCTAATCCTACATTCTACCCCAGAGGTATTTTGGCAACATATACTCTATGTCTTCAGCATAAGCAACACAATTTTGTGCAGAAACCTAAACTAGGAAACCTAATTGGTGACCTAGATACTATTAATAGAACTGCATTTATTAAAAAGCCTAAACAAAGACATTCATTTTACAGAGTGCTGTAAAGTTTGCTGGGTTCAGGCTCAGA
This genomic window contains:
- the SYPL1 gene encoding synaptophysin-like protein 1 isoform X2, coding for MLMRPSACRCGLGHGLIFSIFIFATCGVYKGTTTILVSCKGVVNKTVTAAFAYPFRLNAAVFSAPDPTRCSGTWTDFHLVGNFSSSAQFFVTFAVLVFLYCIAALVLYVGYMHLYRNTGKIPLIDLVITVMAAFLWLVSTSAWAKALTDIKISTGPSIVQEIASCKLPGVTCLFASVTSMGTLNLSVVFGLLNMILWGGNAWFVYKETSLHNPSNSTPQSSGIYPPTTGI
- the SYPL1 gene encoding synaptophysin-like protein 1 isoform X1, with translation MCGLLKPGGCLQASLSVSSFFTDLSPQKMLGLQVNLSPLLEPLGFIKVLEWIFSIFIFATCGVYKGTTTILVSCKGVVNKTVTAAFAYPFRLNAAVFSAPDPTRCSGTWTDFHLVGNFSSSAQFFVTFAVLVFLYCIAALVLYVGYMHLYRNTGKIPLIDLVITVMAAFLWLVSTSAWAKALTDIKISTGPSIVQEIASCKLPGVTCLFASVTSMGTLNLSVVFGLLNMILWGGNAWFVYKETSLHNPSNSTPQSSGIYPPTTGI
- the SYPL1 gene encoding synaptophysin-like protein 1 isoform X4 encodes the protein MSGDLAASTDLWARICQPDTSIIRSRSSKTSCCGLQGCAPACGQLNAAVFSAPDPTRCSGTWTDFHLVGNFSSSAQFFVTFAVLVFLYCIAALVLYVGYMHLYRNTGKIPLIDLVITVMAAFLWLVSTSAWAKALTDIKISTGPSIVQEIASCKLPGVTCLFASVTSMGTLNLSVVFGLLNMILWGGNAWFVYKETSLHNPSNSTPQSSGIYPPTTGI
- the SYPL1 gene encoding synaptophysin-like protein 1 isoform X5, encoding MHLYRNTGKIPLIDLVITVMAAFLWLVSTSAWAKALTDIKISTGPSIVQEIASCKLPGVTCLFASVTSMGTLNLSVVFGLLNMILWGGNAWFVYKETSLHNPSNSTPQSSGIYPPTTGI
- the SYPL1 gene encoding synaptophysin-like protein 1 isoform X3, which produces MAWLVKGLLALQIFSIFIFATCGVYKGTTTILVSCKGVVNKTVTAAFAYPFRLNAAVFSAPDPTRCSGTWTDFHLVGNFSSSAQFFVTFAVLVFLYCIAALVLYVGYMHLYRNTGKIPLIDLVITVMAAFLWLVSTSAWAKALTDIKISTGPSIVQEIASCKLPGVTCLFASVTSMGTLNLSVVFGLLNMILWGGNAWFVYKETSLHNPSNSTPQSSGIYPPTTGI